A window from Fragaria vesca subsp. vesca linkage group LG5, FraVesHawaii_1.0, whole genome shotgun sequence encodes these proteins:
- the LOC101300913 gene encoding betaine aldehyde dehydrogenase 1, chloroplastic-like, whose product MAIQIPSRQLFIGGEWKEPALKKRIPIINPATEQIIGDIAAATAEDVEIAVEAARKALARNKGKDWASAPGAVRAKYLRAIAAKITEKKSELAKLEATDCGKPLDEALWDMEDVAGCFEYYADLADGLDKQQKVSIALPMETFKTHVLKEPIGVVALITPWNYPLLMATWKVAPALAAGCAAILKPSELASVTCLELAEVCREVGLPPGVLNILTGLGHEAGAPLASHPHVDKVAFTGSTLTGSKIMSAAAQQVKPVSLELGGKSPIVVFDDVDIDKAAEWTAFGIFWTNGQICSATSRLILHESIASKFLERLAEWCKNIKISDPLEEGCRLGPVVSQGQYEKILKFISTAESEGAKVLCGGVRPEHLKKGYYIEPTVITDVTTSMQIWKEEVFGPVLCVKTFSSEEEAIELANDTQFGLGAAVISNDLERCERVSKAFQAGIVWINCSQPCFTQAPWGGNKRSGFGRELGTWGLENYMTVKQVTQYVSDEPWGWYKSPSPSKL is encoded by the exons ATGGCGATCCAGATACCGAGTCGGCAGCTCTTCATCGGCGGCGAGTGGAAGGAACCAGCTCTCAAGAAACGCATCCCCATCATCAACCCCGCCACCGAACAAATCATCG GGGATATTGCGGCAGCTACAGCTGAAGATGTGGAGATTGCTGTGGAGGCGGCACGGAAGGCTCTTGCCAGGAACAAGGGGAAAGATTGGGCATCGGCGCCGGGGGCGGTTCGTGCCAAGTATTTGAGAGCCATTGCTGCTAAG ATAACAGAGAAAAAATCCGAGCTAGCAAAACTCGAAGCAACTGATTGTGGGAAACCGCTGGATGAAGCCTTATGGGACATG GAAGATGTTGCCGGGTGTTTTGAGTACTATGCAGACCTTGCTGATGGTTTGGATAAACAGCAAAAGGTTTCTATTGCACTTCCTATGGAGACATTTAAAACTCATGTTCTTAAGGAGCCGATTGGGGTTGTTGCGTTGATTACTCCATG GAACTACCCTTTATTAATGGCTACATGGAAGGTAGCTCCTGCCTTGGCTGCTGGGTGCGCTGCAATACTGAAGCCGTCTGAGTTGGCATCAGT AACTTGTTTGGAGCTAGCTGAGGTGTGTAGAGAGGTGGGTCTTCCTCCTGGTGTCCTCAATATTCTGACCGGGCTGGGCCATGAAGCTGGCGCTCCTTTGGCTTCTCATCCCCATGTTGATAAG GTTGCATTTACTGGAAGTACACTCACAGGGAGCAAGATTATGTCAGCAGCAGCTCAACAGGTTAAG CCTGTTTCGCTGGAGCTTGGAGGGAAAAGCCCAATTGTTGTTTTTGATGATGTTGATATTGACAAAG CTGCTGAATGGACCGCCTTTGGCATCTTTTGGACTAACGGTCAGATTTGCAGTGCAACATCCCGTCTTATACTGCAT GAAAGTATTGCATCAAAATTCTTAGAGAGGCTTGCTGAATGGTGCAAAAACATTAAGATTTCAGATCCTTTGGAAGAAGGTTGCAGGCTTGGCCCTGTTGTTTCTCAAGGGCAG TATGAGAAAATATTGAAGTTCATCTCAACAGCTGAGAGTGAAGGCGCAAAAGTTTTGTGCGGTGGGGTTCGTCCTGAG CATCTGAAGAAAGGATATTACATTGAACCAACCGTCATCACCGATGTGACTACCTCCATGCAAATTTGGAAAGAAGAGGTTTTTGGACCTGTTCTTTGTGTCAAAACATTTAGTTCAGAAGAAGAAGCTATTGAATTAGCAAATGACACCCA ATTTGGCTTGGGTGCTGCTGTCATATCAAATGATCTAGAAAGGTGTGAGCGTGTTTCGAAG GCCTTTCAGGCAGGAATTGTCTGGATCAATTGTTCACAACCATGCTTCACTCAGGCTCCTTGGGGTGGCAACAAACGTAGTGGTTTCGGGCGTGAATTAGGGACATG GGGACTTGAGAATTACATGACTGTGAAGCAGGTTACTCAATATGTGTCTGATGAACCTTGGGGTTGGTACAAGTCACCTTCACCTTCAAAACTGTGA
- the LOC101303713 gene encoding beta-glucosidase 11-like produces the protein MDSDGEKCCRVYLANGEFVLGNFTAGGLTFQVSLNSSSFPREELDIKRSDIPSEFYFGVGTSAAQTEGSAKEGGRGSSIWDHFVEQNLDGSLSGCISQEGIDHYNNVINEIVRNGIEPFVTLLHFDLPQASEDKYRGCLNRMFVNDFKDYSELCSKEFGDRVRYWFTINEPTVSVVYAYELEIAPPGRCSFKEGFCVFGAPPPGPCHVSTGKCTPDANSSAEPYITDSPEDIAATERSYDFNLGWFLEPFVYGEYPKSMKVVVKERLPSFSAEEKSLIKGSLDFVGMNYYISSYVKSKQPSPTEEPRYTIEVAAEQTSLSKDGVHLGSDNGNRPKGLPMSRKDNSSLSERLKDSDRISYIAKHLYSQSGVNIRGYFYWSLFEWGMGLFESFGLHYDNLKRIPKQSAEWFQRFLQRNDC, from the exons ATGGATTCTGATGGAGAAAAATGTTGTCGAGTCTATTTGGCCAATGGGGAATTTG TTTTAGGGAATTTCACAGCAGGTGGATTGACATTTCAAGTGAGTTTAAACAGTTCTTCATTTCCTCGTGAAGAATTGGATATCAAACGATCAGACATTCCAAGTGAGTTTTATTTTGGAGTTGGTACAAGTGCTGCGCAG ACTGAAGGCTCAGCTAAAGAAGGAGGAAGAGGATCAAGTATCTGGGATCATTTTGTGGAACAGAACCTAG ACGGGAGCTTAAGCGGCTGTATTAGTCAAGAGGGTATTGATCACTACAACAATGTGATCAATGAAATAGTCAGAAATG GCATTGAACCTTTTGTGACACTGTTGCACTTTGACTTGCCACAAGCCTCGGAAGACAAGTACAGAGGCTGCTTAAATCGTATGTTTGT GAATGATTTTAAGGACTATAGTGAACTTTGCTCCAAAGAATTTGGAGACAGAGTTAGATATTGGTTCACAATAAACGAGCCAACAGTTTCTGTAGTGTATGCTTATGAACTTGAGATTGCCCCACCAGGGAGGTGTTCCTTTAAAGAAGGATTCTGTGTATTCGGGGCTCCTCCCCCAGGGCCATGTCATGTCAGCACCGGAAAATGCACACCAGATGCTAATTCATCCGCAGAACCTTATATTACAG ATTCTCCGGAAGATATAGCTGCAACAGAAAGATCTTATGACTTCAACTTAGGATGGTTTCTAGAACCATTTGTGTACGGAGAATATCCAAAAAGTATGAAAGTGGTGGTGAAGGAAAGGCTGCCTAGTTTTTCTGCAGAAGAGAAAAGTTTAATCAAGGGTAGTTTAGATTTTGTTGGGATGAACTACTATATATCATCTTATGTTAAAAGTAAGCAGCCATCTCCTACAGAAGAGCCGCGATATACAATTGAAGTTGCAGCTGAACAGACAA GTTTGAGCAAAGATGGAGTTCATCTTGGCTCA GACAATGGAAATCGGCCAAAAG GACTTCCTATGTCCAGGAAGGATAACTCCTCGCTTTCTGAACGATTGAAGGACTCGGATCGAATCTCCTATATTGCTAAACATTTGTATAGTCA GAGTGGAGTAAACATCAGAGGGTATTTCTACTGGTCTTTATTCGAATGGGGTATGGGATTGTTTGAGTCATTTGGACTTCACTATGACAATTTGAAACGTATCCCCAAACAATCTGCTGAGTGGTTCCAACGTTTCCTTCAGAGAAATGATTGCTAA